The Pleuronectes platessa chromosome 10, fPlePla1.1, whole genome shotgun sequence genome contains a region encoding:
- the LOC128449596 gene encoding uncharacterized protein LOC128449596: MDYGCCCIRPTGLNDFEFNGVNTEPAMATSSNTPQPQDEGLRKFLQSRGIPEENIQKMLQDRIDTSVVEEIDDDALAAYIPAYGDRIATRRFCMEKKTTGGVDSKRLSMFEKLKRKMYTKSNKDRHQDSEEEHSNMHLRNNRRASKMTRKIEIGWINDKRQVRKRNGGGTRLLDISKTATKKDILSHAKGLFFPNEKSIHGMWEEFSHDIVDFQEANLEDSISVRELYEAQKFGVLRFYLFTEHLTNREDITEMGEGADKQTDADKQQKKTAENVEQLTQKTPDSKQQSHTVEEDGQSTNKMSALVSTASEIIDLTSLYNTSEVIFGTMQGDAFLGVFDDTVPFEPILPIEDAQINTDTFTSTPIHSETVPAASRSPSFELLHVTVKLHRVNLLEELITQFKDEDMISYSVKYSFIDEVGADVDGVSRDVYAAFWTEFLDCAAEGADMRVPSLSPKWQEEEWRSLGRIMVKGLEDHGYFPFRLAQAFTAAVTFGEHSVSPDLLFDSLMLYLSQSERDLLSTALQEALVGDDEDEFLDLMDRMGVRTVPTQENLKAVLLQVAHKQIIQQPKYALDNIAAVAGPTLRKFFPSVLEIHKMYDDLRPTTRKVLKLITASPNTASENQSLRFLHQYIRGLDEIGLRKILRFMTGSDVICVKKIEVIFTSLEGLARRPIAHTCGPTLELPSTYNSYPELRSEIESILSSNSFTMDIA, translated from the exons ATGGATTATGGTTGCTGCTGCATCAGACCGACAGGGCTAAATGATTTCGAGTTCAACGGTGTCAATACAG AACCAGCAATGGCTACATCCTCAAATACACCCCAACCACAAGATGAAGGTCTGAGGAAATTTCTTCAGAGTCGGGGTATTCCTGAGGAGAATATTCAGAAAATGCTGCAGGATCGT ATTGATACCTCAGTAGTTGAAGAAATTGATGATGACGCTTTGGCTGCCTACATTCCAGCATATGGTGATAGAATTGCTACAAGGCGGTTCTGTatggaaaaaaagacaacaggTGGAGTTGATTCAAAAAGACTGTCCAtgtttgaaaaactaaaaagaaaaatgtacacAAAAAGCAACAAAGACAGGCATCAAGATTCTGAGGAAGAGCATTCTAACATGCATCTAAGAAATAACAGAAGGGCCTCAAAGATGACAAGAAAAATAGAGATAGGCTGGATAAATGATAAGAGACAGGTGAGAAAACGCAATGGTGGAGGAACCAGACTTCTTGATATTTCCAAGACAGCCACAAAGAAAGACATTCTGTCACATGCTAAGGGGCTATTTTTCCCAAATGAGAAATCGATACATGGAATGTGGGAAGAGTTTAGTCACGATATTGTCGACTTTCAGGAAGCAAACCTTGAAGACAGTATTAGTGTGAGAGAACTCTATGAGGCACAGAAATTTGGGGTGTTAAGATTTTACCTTTTCACAGAGCATCTGACCAATAGAGAAGACATCACAGAAATGGGAGAGGGAGCTGATAAACAGACCGACgcagacaaacaacaaaaaaagacagcAGAGAATGTTGAGCAGCTGACACAGAAAACACCAGACAGTAAACAGCAATCACACACTGTGGAAGAAGATGGGCAAAGTACCAACAAAATGTCAGCGTTAGTCTCTACTGCATCTGAGATTATCGATCTTACATCTTTGTACAATACATCGGAAGTCATTTTTGGCACTATGCAAGGTGACGCATTTTTAGGTGTTTTCGATGATACAGTCCCATTTGAGCCTATCCTCCCAATAGAAGACGCACaaataaacactgacacattcaccTCAACTCCTATTCATTCTGAAACAGTTCCTGCTGCCTCACGAAGTCCTTCTTTTGAACTTTTGCATGTGACTGTGAAACTTCACAGAGTAAATCTCTTAGAAGAACTGATTACTCAATTCAAGGATGAAGACATGATTAGCTACTCTGTGAAATACAGCTTCATTGATGAAGTTGGTGCAGATGTGGATGGTGTGTCCAGGGACGTATATGCTGCATTCTGGACAGAATTTTTAGACTGTGCAGCAGAGGGTGCAGATATGAGGGTTCCATCGCTGTCCCCAAAATGGCAAGAAGAAGAATGGAGATCTCTTGGTAGAATAATGGTCAAGGGATTGGAGGACCATGGATATTTCCCTTTTCGGCTCGCTCAAGCCTTTACAGCAGCAGTCACATTTGGTGAACATTCGGTCTCACCTGATTTACTGTTTGACTCCCTGATGTTGTATCTTAGTCAGTCTGAGCGTGATCTCTTGTCCACTGCTTTGCAAGAGGCTCTagttggtgatgatgaagatgagttcCTTGATCTTATGGATCGCATGGGAGTAAGAACAGTACCAACACAAGAAAACTTGAAGGCTGTGCTTCTTCAAGTGGCCCACAAGCAAATAATCCAGCAACCGAAATATGCACTAGATAACATTGCAGCAGTCGCAGGGCCAACTCTCAGGAAGTTTTTCCCCAGTGTGCTTGAAATCCATAAGATGTATGATGATCTTAGACCAACAACGCGAAAGGTGTTAAAGCTGATCACAGCCTCTCCAAATACAGCATCAGAGAACCAAAGTTTGCGGTTTTTACATCAGTACATTAGGGGATTGGATGAAATAGGCCTCCGGAAAATATTAAGATTTATGACTGGGTCTGATGTCATCTGCGTTAAGAAAATTGAAGTCATATTCACCTCGTTGGAAGGGCTGGCACGGCGGCCAATTGCACATACTTGTGGCCCAACTTTAGAGCTGCCGTCAACTTACAACAGCTATCCTGAGCTTCGCTCTGAAATAGAGTCTATACTGTCCAGTAACTCCTTCACAATGGACATTGCATAG
- the LOC128449355 gene encoding pituitary tumor-transforming gene 1 protein-interacting protein, with product MSFSSDRRSLSPSLCAAFAVLCVSIVSLGECYQPTPTPATPCANFKNCDTCVPNARCLWCFSTNNCTEYPVRWLLPPAHVCPLSQARWGMCWLNFEALIITLAVIGGIILIGIMVFCCWCCRCCCCKKRGSRPDRDEEIFARRREENKQRAEERKVDKKVRHDEIRKKYGLLSDSDHPYSKFENE from the exons ATGTCTTTCTCCTCCGACAGACGATCACTGAGCCCCTCGCTGTGCGCTGCTTTCGCTGTGCTGTGCGTTAGCATCGTTAGCCTGGGGGAATGCTACCAACCTACTCCGACACCCGCAACTC CCTGCGCTAACTTCAAGAACTGTGACACCTGCGTGCCTAATGCCAGG TGTCTCTGGTGCTTCtccaccaacaactgcaccgagTACCCAGTGCGCTGGTTGCTGCCCCCAGCGCACGTGTGCCCACTGTCCCAGGCCCGATGGGGCATGTGTTGGC TCAACTTTGAAGCCCTGATCATTACCTTGGCTGTGATCGGTGGAATCATCCTGATCGGCATTATGGTGTTCTGCTGTtggtgctgccgctgctgctgctgcaagaaGCGTGGGTCAAG GCCCGACAGAGATGAGGAGATATTtgccaggaggagagaggagaacaaacaacGCGCTGAAGAACG GAAAGTGGACAAAAAGGTGCGGCATGATGAGATCCGCAAGAAGTATG GTCTCCTGAGCGACTCGGACCACCCGTACAGCAAGTTCGAGAACGAGTAG